One window of Scheffersomyces stipitis CBS 6054 chromosome 1, whole genome shotgun sequence genomic DNA carries:
- a CDS encoding mitochondrial 54S ribosomal protein YmL15 yields MLSSSVCKLSVRNIYLHKGPRVAGLKRDPQEVFVTQGGAKYEQSETNLKHIKDFLTEKYSIDDDLALQVLTHKSFGNGIKPYNEKLSAMGSKILNLYFAKFVVEKPSQNELAINGKNLDVLGTPIAKELAGRLSLGIFARTNNLNSTMFWKSYNYGVGFETSGEMKVSAQMMYALVGAVTFVHGKKVAEQFISEKLLGASPSIEDITSSVVEKAQQN; encoded by the coding sequence ATGCTTTCTAGCAGCGTTTGCAAGCTTTCGGTCAGAAACATTTACTTACATAAGGGACCAAGAGTAGCTGGACTCAAGAGAGATCCCCAGGAAGTGTTTGTAACCCAAGGAGGTGCCAAATACGAGCAGTCCGAGACCAACTTGAAGCATATCAAAGACTTCTTGACAGAAAAATACTCCATAGACGATGACTTGGCTCTCCAGGTGTTGACCCACAAGTCGTTTGGAAACGGCATAAAACCAtacaatgaaaaattgagtGCCATGGGatccaagatcttgaacttgtacttCGCCAAGTTTGTTGTCGAGAAGCCTTCGCAAAACGAATTGGCAATTAACGGCAAGAACTTGGACGTCTTGGGCACACCAATTGCCAAAGAGTTAGCAGGAAGATTGTCTCTTGGAATCTTTGCCAGGACGAACAACTTGAATCTGACTATGTTCTGGAAGTCTTATAATTATGGAGTCGGATTCGAAACAAGTGGGGAAATGAAGGTGTCGGCTCAGATGATGTATGCCTTGGTCGGAGCCGTGACGTTTGTGCACGGAAAGAAGGTCGCCGAACAGTTCATCTCCGAAAAGTTATTGGGAGCCAGTCCTTCCATCGAAGACATCACTAGTTCTGTAGTTGAAAAGGCTCAGCAGAATTAG
- a CDS encoding predicted protein, with amino-acid sequence MDIFRILSRGASLKKSKDVTTDYALPSAKQQQYEQHKEDTLQHQVDKEIDFFHTKKHNSSKSFDSTDSKHTKEEKKEKKEDEEAPPLEIQTVEDSIKLRKANHSKVTGEDIPLPIGSFQDMIGRFRLDSKLLSNLLEAEFVEPTAIQCESLPISLSGRDLIACAPTGSGKTLAFLIPLIQSLLVSSKGRPKNYGITGLVISPTNELAIQIFQELQILTRGKKLNVAILSKQLANKLNNDIVKASKYDIIVSTPLRLIDIVKNEKVDLSKVEQLVIDEADKLFDQGFVEQTDDILSHCTYTKIRKSMFSATIPSGVEEMAHSIMRDPIRVIIGRKEAASNTIDQKLVFTGSEEGKLLAIRQMIQEGEFKPPIIIFLQSIHRAKALFHELLYDKLNVDVIHAERTPKQREEVIKRFKNGDIWVLITTDVLARGVDFKGVNMVINYDVPQTAQAYVHRIGRTGRGGKAGRAVTFFTKEDDQAVKPIINVMKQSGCEAGFSGWMENMTKMSKNEKKKVKHKEIDRKDISTVPKLVKHKRKQREQMIEASKKRKQEETRNALQ; translated from the coding sequence ATGGATATCTTCCGCATCCTTTCCCGTGGAGCTTCACTCAAGAAAAGCAAAGACGTCACAACAGACTATGCGCTCCCTTCAGCtaagcagcagcagtatGAACAGCATAAGGAAGATACCTTACAACACCAAGTagacaaagaaattgacttcttccacaCGAAAAAACACAACTCGAGTAAGAGCTTTGACTCAACAGATTCAAAACACacaaaggaagaaaagaaagaaaagaaagaagatgaagaagctcCACCTTTAGAGATCCAAACTGTAGAAGACTCCATAAAGCTCAGGAAAGCCAACCATTCTAAAGTCACAGGTGAAGACATTCCGCTCCCTATTGGCTCATTCCAAGATATGATTGGACGATTCCGTCTCGACAGCAAGCTCTTGTCGAATTTGCTCGAAGCAGAATTTGTAGAACCTACAGCCATCCAATGTGAATCGCTTCCCATCTCATTATCTGGCAGAGACTTGATCGCATGTGCCCCTACTGGTTCCGGTAAAACCCTTGCATTTTTAATCCCACTTATCCAGAGCTTACTTGTCAGCTCCAAGGGGCGTCCCAAAAATTATGGTATCACAGGATTGGTGATATCTCCTACAAATGAATTGGCTATTCAGATCTTTCAGGAATTGCAGATTTTGACCAGAGgaaagaaattgaatgtAGCCATCTTGTCAAAACAGTTGGCTAACAAGCTCAACAATGATATCGTCAAGGCATCTAAATACGACATCATTGTATCTACACCATTGAGACTCATTGATATAGTCAAAAATGAGAAAGTTGATTTGTCCAAAGTAGAGCAACTTGTTATTGATGAAGCAGATAAGTTGTTCGACCAAGGATTTGTAGAACAAACTGATGATATCTTATCCCATTGCACATACACCAAAATAAGAAAGTCAATGTTTTCAGCCACAATTCCTTCtggagtagaagaaatggcCCACTCCATCATGAGAGATCCTATCAGAGTCATCATTGGACGTAAAGAAGCTGCCAGTAACACAATTGACCAAAAGTTGGTATTCACCGGTAGTGAAGAAGGGAAGTTGCTCGCTATCAGACAAATGATTCAGGAGGGAGAATTTAAGCCCCccatcatcatcttcttgcaATCGATCCACAGAGCAAAGGCATTGTTCCATGAGTTATTGTATGATAAGTTGAACGTAGACGTGATCCATGCTGAAAGAACACCAAagcaaagagaagaagtaaTTAAACGGTTCAAGAATGGAGACATCTGGGTGTTGATTACTACTGATGTACTTGCCAGAGGTGTAGATTTCAAGGGAGTGAATATGGTCATCAACTACGACGTTCCACAGACTGCACAAGCTTATGTGCATAGAATTGGTAGAACGGGTAGAGGTGGTAAAGCAGGTAGGGCTGTGACATTTTTCACCAAGGAAGATGACCAGGCTGTCAAGCCCATAATCAATGTCATGAAGCAATCAGGCTGTGAAGCAGGTTTCAGTGGATGGATGGAGAATATGACAAAGATGTCTAAGaacgaaaagaagaaagtgaagcACAAGGAAATTGACAGAAAGGACATCAGTACAGTTCCCAAATTGGTGAAACATAAGAGAAAACAGAGAGAACAGATGATAGAGGCttcgaagaagagaaaacaagaagagacaAGAAATGCATTACAATAG
- the ATP20 gene encoding Protein associated with mitochondrial ATP Synthase essential for dimeric state of ATP synthase, with protein MSAIVTKATSFVNCAINKTNQLASGALYWGKVTAEIGKVVSKNEGLAPPSTQQFQTFYQNAFKFVQSPAQQKAFLESAAKFRPGKQCAVKAAVYGTQLLAFFSVGEIIGRRNVFGYPAVGGHH; from the coding sequence ATGTCTGCTATCGTCACCAAAGCTACCTCCTTCGTTAATTGCGCCATAAACAAGACCAACCAGCTCGCTAGCGGGGCTCTTTACTGGGGTAAGGTTACTGCTGAAATCGGCAAGGTAGTTTCCAAGAACGAAGGTTTGGCTCCACCATCCACACAACAATTTCAGACTTTCTACCAAAACGCCTTCAAGTTTGTGCAATCTCCAGCTCAGCAAAAGGCTTTCCTTGAATCTGCTGCCAAATTCAGACCAGGCAAGCAATGCGCTGTCAAGGCTGCTGTTTACGGTACCCAGTTGTTGGCTTTCTTCTCTGTTGGTGAAATAATCGGCAGAAGAAACGTTTTTGGCTACCCAGCTGTTGGTGGTCACCACTAA
- a CDS encoding predicted protein: protein MSLSAPQINTNLVIKHKKVELSSGANVFYLEAGDSSKPNLLLLHGLPSSSRQYKDLIILLAPYFHIVAPDLPGYGQTTVADDFVFSFAGFADTIDLFLDTINFDNFALYIFDYGAPTGLRIAIRKTKTIKAIITQNGNAYLEGIQSDFWTNFKKAWSILDTKHKTEEQEKQFKELLISFKQFLSTTPGYTFQYEDGEPDSTLVDPEAGLVDFYLLTNLPNSVDHQVEILLDYRTNLDLYPEFQKFFKETQIPILAVWGKNDQIFTVEGAHAYKKDSKNVKVVEIDAGHFAVSSHTVAIAQNILDFFAEYNLLG from the coding sequence ATGTCCTTGTCTGCTCCACAAATCAACACTAATCTCGTCATCAAGCACAAGAAAGTCgaactttcttctggtgcaAATGTCTTCTATCTCGAAGCAGGAGACTCTTCCAAGCCTAACCTCTTACTCTTGCACGGTCTCCCATCGTCCTCCAGACAGTACAAGGATCTCATCATTCTTTTGGCACCTTACTTCCATATTGTAGCTCCTGATCTTCCAGGATACGGTCAAACCACTGTTGCTGATGATTTCGTCTTTTCGTTTGCTGGTTTTGCTGACACTATcgacttgttcttggatACCATCAACTTTGATAATTTTGCCCTCTATATCTTTGACTACGGTGCCCCTACCGGGCTTAGAATTGCTATTAGAAAGACAAAGACAATTAAGGCTATCATTACTCAAAATGGTAATGCCTATTTGGAAGGTATCCAGCTGGATTTCTGGACTAATTTCAAGAAGGCATGGAGTATTTTAGATACTAAACACAAGACTGAAGAACAGGAAAAGCAATTTAAAGAGCTCCTAATTAGTTTCAAACAATTCTTGTCCACCACTCCTGGCTACACTTTCCAGTATGAAGATGGAGAACCAGATTCTACCTTGGTAGACCCAGAAGCTGGTCTTGTTGATTTTTATTTATTAACTAACTTGCCCAACTCTGTTGATCATCAAGTGGAGATTTTGCTTGATTACAGAACAAACTTGGACTTGTACCCTGAATTCCAaaagttcttcaaagaaactCAAATCCCAATTCTTGCAGTCTGGGGTAAGAACGATCAGATCTTTACTGTTGAGGGAGCCCATGCCTACAAGAAAGATTCCAAGAATGTCAAAGtcgttgaaattgatgCTGGGCACTTCGCTGTTTCTTCCCATACGGTCGCTATTGCACAGAATATTTTGGACTTCTTCGCTGAGTACAACTTATTGGGTTAG